From a single Clostridium isatidis genomic region:
- a CDS encoding DUF3284 domain-containing protein, giving the protein MKLTRVLNITEKEFYDFLERDLLDDIYKHTNKRLGVRDIKGD; this is encoded by the coding sequence ATGAAGTTAACAAGAGTATTAAATATAACAGAAAAGGAATTTTATGATTTTCTTGAAAGGGATCTCTTGGATGATATCTATAAGCACACTAATAAAAGATTAGGGGTAAGGGATATTAAGGGGGATTAA
- a CDS encoding PTS sugar transporter subunit IIB, with translation MKILLVCAGGMSTSILMRKMEQYWKEAGEELEIKAVGLGEYQDVYQKYDIVLVGPQVSYRIKEIKENTNLPCAAIESFDYAVANCPNIMRLAKRLYAEKNN, from the coding sequence ATGAAAATCTTATTAGTCTGCGCTGGAGGAATGTCAACAAGTATTTTAATGAGGAAAATGGAACAATATTGGAAGGAGGCTGGTGAAGAGCTTGAAATTAAGGCAGTAGGATTAGGGGAATATCAAGATGTTTATCAAAAATATGACATTGTTTTAGTTGGACCTCAAGTATCCTATCGTATAAAAGAAATCAAGGAAAACACAAATTTACCATGTGCTGCTATTGAATCCTTTGATTATGCTGTTGCAAATTGCCCTAATATTATGAGATTAGCTAAAAGGCTTTATGCTGAAAAAAATAATTAA
- a CDS encoding DUF3284 domain-containing protein has product MLDYKRGSLYKAEIKSIYDTIRISYETKEVDNKLKIIFNQHIESFESKKHNKFMKFFSEGVYLGRMTDTLYDIQNKIIKERESLTELSS; this is encoded by the coding sequence ATTTTAGATTATAAGAGAGGCTCCCTTTACAAGGCAGAGATAAAATCTATCTATGATACTATTAGAATTTCCTATGAAACTAAAGAAGTTGATAACAAGTTAAAGATTATATTTAATCAGCATATCGAAAGCTTCGAAAGTAAAAAACATAATAAGTTTATGAAATTCTTCAGTGAAGGTGTTTATCTTGGCAGAATGACTGATACCCTATATGATATTCAAAATAAGATCATCAAAGAGAGGGAAAGCCTTACAGAACTATCCTCTTAA
- a CDS encoding PTS lactose/cellobiose transporter subunit IIA: MDDVNDLIPMTIIANSGDARSFAFQALEEAKAGNFEAAEELLAKSEASASLAHKAQTELLFKEANGEKQDINVLLVHSQDHLMTSMLAYELIKEIILLYKNR, translated from the coding sequence ATGGACGATGTAAACGATTTAATACCAATGACAATTATTGCAAATTCTGGGGATGCACGCTCCTTTGCATTTCAAGCATTGGAAGAAGCTAAGGCAGGAAATTTTGAAGCAGCAGAGGAACTTTTAGCTAAATCAGAAGCATCTGCAAGTCTTGCACATAAAGCACAAACGGAATTGTTATTTAAAGAAGCTAATGGTGAAAAACAAGATATAAATGTGCTGCTTGTTCATTCTCAAGATCATTTAATGACAAGCATGCTTGCCTATGAACTTATTAAGGAAATTATTTTACTTTATAAAAATAGATAG